The Miscanthus floridulus cultivar M001 chromosome 17, ASM1932011v1, whole genome shotgun sequence genome has a window encoding:
- the LOC136518822 gene encoding uncharacterized protein gives MATATTCRLVILLPLLSLLLLTVSAFDSTLLPTGTAAGGQPSAYEMLEGFGFPRGILPEGVTGYTYQPSDGAFEVFMGGDCEFEVDGGYRLTYRRRIYGNVEGGSIRNLGGVSVRMFLFNWGIDRVVMEDADHLMFYVGPLSQAFPVDNFGQSPQCRRRRCHGGGNGVDAGGGVAAM, from the coding sequence ATGGCCACAGCCACCACGTGCCGTCTCGTCATCCTCCTGCCTCTGCTCTCGCTCCTCCTCCTCACCGTGTCGGCTTTCGACTCGACGCTCCTCCCCACCGGCACCGCAGCCGGCGGCCAGCCGAGCGCGTACGAGATGCTGGAGGGGTTCGGGTTCCCGAGGGGCATCCTGCCGGAGGGCGTGACCGGGTACACGTACCAGCCGTCGGACGGCGCGTTCGAGGTGTTCATGGGCGGGGACTGCGAGTTCGAGGTGGACGGCGGCTACCGCCTCACGTACCGGCGCAGGATCTACGGCAACGTCGAGGGCGGCAGCATCCGGAACCTCGGCGGCGTCTCGGTGCGCATGTTCCTCTTCAACTGGGGCATCGACCGCGTCGTCATGGAGGACGCGGACCACCTCATGTTCTACGTCGGCCCGCTCTCGCAGGCGTTCCCCGTCGACAACTTCGGCCAGTCCCCGCAGTGCCGGCGTCGTCGTTGCCACGGTGGCGGGAACGGCGTGGACGCTGGCGGTGGCGTCGCGGCGATGTAG
- the LOC136516875 gene encoding uncharacterized protein At5g08430-like isoform X3 has product MGKGARSGRRSRASGAGGGGCGSKRPRRVAEEEQEEEQEEEVEPVEGEDEEEEAVEGEDYCFVCKDGGDLRVCDFRGCHKAYHPACVGKDSDFLNSDEEFICKWHTCFICKGRSRYYCFCCPWHAFCQGCVKQAEFVPVLRKTKGFCTNCLRMAIMIEKNVDVDSDGERVDFNDRATYEFLFKEYWEEMVKDKEGMTLDKLEKAYASLKKDLNCKQDLDLEKVHDEECISDDDFVGNSDDNDDNKPSSVTKFNGTSNTMKSFLRADKSMKDGYVGWGSKELIEFLSSIGKDTLNSLDQHGATEVVRVYIQQKGLFAKDNKKKLVLCDDKLKNLFRRSKVRYNRIFSLLGKHIAVDMTSEDETFVNSDDNNETFVRKKARIGNYSSSTPEINKKCFAALVRDNINLIYLKKSLVVDLLKEPDTFDSKVIGCFVRVKIDPDDYSFYMHKTLRQHKKLHQLGLVTGTRKSSDGYKINNVSTDVLLCISSIPDVKISSLSDDEFDEEECQDLRLLAKNESFKRPTVGDLEEKARSLRRDIVSHWITKELQRLERLIDRASEKGWHKEKFEYLDKKQLLRKPSEQQRLLEEVPQVIPEMEDSKDTEFQVTGQDKPIQESTVSLQGTNGTGSPFLKTCTEKKFKGTGGERNLSLKSLLEEKYEGAKASTDGDKTGTDVKHGSIEATKANTARDAPGAFFQKQCAKGAKASIDGDKTGTDVQHGSIEATKANTGGDAPGAFFQKQCAKAADVITIEDDDDDDNHPCDKGEQTAVVAFEEKTAVVDLEADDAGDNHPVQHETNSRGHRQVKVNGEGPQPIWYYIDPQGEEQGPFIMQHLRMWWESGFFTKDFRVWRAGQTSKDAILLTDALQMMTR; this is encoded by the exons ATGGGGAAGGGGGCGAGGAGCGGGAGGCGCAGCCGTGCGTCTGGCGCCGGCGGGGGTGGATGCGGGAGCAAGCGCCCGCGGCGGGTCGCGGAGGAGgaacaggaggaggagcaggaagagGAAGTGGAGCCAGTGGAgggggaggatgaggaggaggaagcgGTGGAGGGGGAGGACTATTGCTTCGTCTGCAAGGACGGCGGTGACCTCCGCGTCTGCGACTTCAG GGGCTGTCACAAAGCTTACCATCCTGCTTGCGTGGGGAAAGATAGCGACTTCCTTAATTCAGATGAAGAATTCATCTGTA AATGGCATACTTGCTTTATTTGCAAAGGGCGTTCACGTTATTATTGCTTTTGCTGTCCGTGGCACGCCTTTTGTCAAGGTTGCGTGAAACAAGCAGAATTTGTCCCAGTCTTGAGGAAGACAAAGGGATTCTGCACCAATTGTTTAAGGATGGCAATCATGATTGAGAAGAATGTTGATGTTGACTCCGATGGG GAAAGGGTTGATTTCAATGACAGGGCGACTTATGAATTTTTATTCAAGGAGTATTGGGAGGAGATGGTTAAAGACAAGGAGGGCATGACTCTGGATAAGCTTGAAAAAGCATATGCTTCTCTGAAAAAAGATCTAAACTGCAAACAAGATCTAGATTTAGAAAAGGTTCATGATGAAGAGTGCATTTCAGATGATGATTTTGTGGGCAATAGTGATGACAACGACGACAACAAGCCATCTTCCGTAACCAAATTCAATGGAACATCAAATACAATGAAATCCTTCCTGAGGGCTGATAAGTCAATGAAGGATGGCTATGTGGGCTGGGGTTCAAAAGAGCTCATTGAGTTCCTTTCCTCAATAGGCAAAGATACATTGAACTCCCTAGATCAACATGGTGCTACTGAAGTTGTGAGGGTGTACATTCAACAAAAAGGTCTCTTCGCAAAAGATAATAAGAAAAAACTTGTCCTATGTGATGACAAGCTCAAGAATTTGTTTAGGAGGTCAAAAGTGAGGTACAACAGGATATTTAGCTTGTTAGGAAAGCATATTGCTGTGGATATGACATCAGAGGATGAAACTTTTGTGAACTCTGACGATAACAATGAAACATTTGTGAGAAAGAAAGCTCGTATTGGGAACTACAGTTCCAGTACTCCAGAAATAAACAAGAAATGTTTTGCTGCTCTTGTTCGTGATAACATTAATTTAATCTACTTGAAGAAATCTTTGGTTGTGGATCTACTAAAGGAGCCAGATACATTTGACAGCAAAGTTATTGGTTGTTTTGTGAGAGTAAAGATCGATCCCGACGATTATAGTTTCTACATGCATAAAACGTTGCGCCAGCATAAAAAGTTGCACCAGCTTGGACTAGTAACAG GCACCAGGAAATCCTCTGACGGTTACAAGATAAACAACGTATCGACAGATGTTCTTTTATGTATTTCCAGCATACCTGATGTCAAAATTTCGAGTTTGTCAGATGACGAATTCGATGAG GAAGAATGTCAAGATCTTCGGCTGCTGGCCAAGAATGAATCCTTTAAAAGGCCTACTGTT GGTGATCTTGAGGAGAAAGCAAGAAGTTTACGCAGGGACATAGTGAGTCAT TGGATCACTAAAGAACTCCAGAGGCTAGAAAGATTAATTGACAGGGCAAGTGAGAAAGGTTGGCACAAGGA GAAGTTTGAATACCTTGATAAGAAACAGCTCTTGCGAAAACCATCTGAACAACAACGTCTACTTGAAGAGGTCCCACAAGTTATTCCAGAGATGGAAGATAGTAAAGATACCGAATTTCAAGTTACAGGACAAGACAAACCTATTCAAGAGAGTACTGTCTCTTTACAAG gtACCAATGGGACAGGGTCTCCATTTTTGAAGACCTGCACAGAAAAAAAATTCAAAG GTACTGGTGGCGAGAGAAATCTTTCCTTGAAAAGTTTATTGGAAGAAAAATATGAAG GTGCTAAAGCTAGCACTGATGGTGATAAAACTGGAACAGATGTGAAGCACGGGAGCATTGAAG CTACCAAAGCCAACACTGCCCGTGATGCACCTGGAGCATTTTTTCAAAAGCAGTGTGCTAAAG GTGCTAAAGCTAGCATTGATGGTGATAAAACTGGAACAGATGTTCAACACGGGAGCATTGAAG CTACCAAAGCCAACACTGGCGGTGATGCACCTGGAGCATTTTTTCAAAAGCAGTGTGCTAAAG CTGCTGATGTTATTACCattgaagacgacgacgacgatgacaatCATCCTTGTGATAAAGGAGAACAAACAGCAGTAGTTGCTTTTGAAGAAAAAACAGCAGTAGTTGATCTAGAAGCTGATGATGCCGGGGATAACCATCCCGTGCAACACGAGACAAATAGCAGAGGCCATAGACAGGTGAAGGTGAATGGAGAAGGCCCGCAGCCCATTTGGTATTACATTGATCCTCAGGGTGAGGAGCAAGGGCCATTTATAATGCAGCACCTGCGCATGTGGTGGGAAAGTGGCTTCTTCACCAAGGACTTCAGAGTCTGGAGAGCAGGCCAAACTAGCAAGGATGCCATCTTGCTCACAGACGCACTACAGATGATGACCAGGTAG
- the LOC136516875 gene encoding uncharacterized protein At5g08430-like isoform X1 yields MGKGARSGRRSRASGAGGGGCGSKRPRRVAEEEQEEEQEEEVEPVEGEDEEEEAVEGEDYCFVCKDGGDLRVCDFRGCHKAYHPACVGKDSDFLNSDEEFICKWHTCFICKGRSRYYCFCCPWHAFCQGCVKQAEFVPVLRKTKGFCTNCLRMAIMIEKNVDVDSDGERVDFNDRATYEFLFKEYWEEMVKDKEGMTLDKLEKAYASLKKDLNCKQDLDLEKVHDEECISDDDFVGNSDDNDDNKPSSVTKFNGTSNTMKSFLRADKSMKDGYVGWGSKELIEFLSSIGKDTLNSLDQHGATEVVRVYIQQKGLFAKDNKKKLVLCDDKLKNLFRRSKVRYNRIFSLLGKHIAVDMTSEDETFVNSDDNNETFVRKKARIGNYSSSTPEINKKCFAALVRDNINLIYLKKSLVVDLLKEPDTFDSKVIGCFVRVKIDPDDYSFYMHKTLRQHKKLHQLGLVTGTRKSSDGYKINNVSTDVLLCISSIPDVKISSLSDDEFDEEECQDLRLLAKNESFKRPTVGDLEEKARSLRRDIVSHWITKELQRLERLIDRASEKGWHKEKFEYLDKKQLLRKPSEQQRLLEEVPQVIPEMEDSKDTEFQVTGQDKPIQESTVSLQGTNGTGSPFLKTCTEKKFKGTGGERNLSLKSLLEEKYEVTTAYTDGGTAVIHTPNQSTKAAIAFSPELPKYLHRQAATEANNAGDISPVQKLDAEGAKASTDGDKTGTDVKHGSIEATKANTARDAPGAFFQKQCAKGAKASIDGDKTGTDVQHGSIEATKANTGGDAPGAFFQKQCAKAADVITIEDDDDDDNHPCDKGEQTAVVAFEEKTAVVDLEADDAGDNHPVQHETNSRGHRQVKVNGEGPQPIWYYIDPQGEEQGPFIMQHLRMWWESGFFTKDFRVWRAGQTSKDAILLTDALQMMTR; encoded by the exons ATGGGGAAGGGGGCGAGGAGCGGGAGGCGCAGCCGTGCGTCTGGCGCCGGCGGGGGTGGATGCGGGAGCAAGCGCCCGCGGCGGGTCGCGGAGGAGgaacaggaggaggagcaggaagagGAAGTGGAGCCAGTGGAgggggaggatgaggaggaggaagcgGTGGAGGGGGAGGACTATTGCTTCGTCTGCAAGGACGGCGGTGACCTCCGCGTCTGCGACTTCAG GGGCTGTCACAAAGCTTACCATCCTGCTTGCGTGGGGAAAGATAGCGACTTCCTTAATTCAGATGAAGAATTCATCTGTA AATGGCATACTTGCTTTATTTGCAAAGGGCGTTCACGTTATTATTGCTTTTGCTGTCCGTGGCACGCCTTTTGTCAAGGTTGCGTGAAACAAGCAGAATTTGTCCCAGTCTTGAGGAAGACAAAGGGATTCTGCACCAATTGTTTAAGGATGGCAATCATGATTGAGAAGAATGTTGATGTTGACTCCGATGGG GAAAGGGTTGATTTCAATGACAGGGCGACTTATGAATTTTTATTCAAGGAGTATTGGGAGGAGATGGTTAAAGACAAGGAGGGCATGACTCTGGATAAGCTTGAAAAAGCATATGCTTCTCTGAAAAAAGATCTAAACTGCAAACAAGATCTAGATTTAGAAAAGGTTCATGATGAAGAGTGCATTTCAGATGATGATTTTGTGGGCAATAGTGATGACAACGACGACAACAAGCCATCTTCCGTAACCAAATTCAATGGAACATCAAATACAATGAAATCCTTCCTGAGGGCTGATAAGTCAATGAAGGATGGCTATGTGGGCTGGGGTTCAAAAGAGCTCATTGAGTTCCTTTCCTCAATAGGCAAAGATACATTGAACTCCCTAGATCAACATGGTGCTACTGAAGTTGTGAGGGTGTACATTCAACAAAAAGGTCTCTTCGCAAAAGATAATAAGAAAAAACTTGTCCTATGTGATGACAAGCTCAAGAATTTGTTTAGGAGGTCAAAAGTGAGGTACAACAGGATATTTAGCTTGTTAGGAAAGCATATTGCTGTGGATATGACATCAGAGGATGAAACTTTTGTGAACTCTGACGATAACAATGAAACATTTGTGAGAAAGAAAGCTCGTATTGGGAACTACAGTTCCAGTACTCCAGAAATAAACAAGAAATGTTTTGCTGCTCTTGTTCGTGATAACATTAATTTAATCTACTTGAAGAAATCTTTGGTTGTGGATCTACTAAAGGAGCCAGATACATTTGACAGCAAAGTTATTGGTTGTTTTGTGAGAGTAAAGATCGATCCCGACGATTATAGTTTCTACATGCATAAAACGTTGCGCCAGCATAAAAAGTTGCACCAGCTTGGACTAGTAACAG GCACCAGGAAATCCTCTGACGGTTACAAGATAAACAACGTATCGACAGATGTTCTTTTATGTATTTCCAGCATACCTGATGTCAAAATTTCGAGTTTGTCAGATGACGAATTCGATGAG GAAGAATGTCAAGATCTTCGGCTGCTGGCCAAGAATGAATCCTTTAAAAGGCCTACTGTT GGTGATCTTGAGGAGAAAGCAAGAAGTTTACGCAGGGACATAGTGAGTCAT TGGATCACTAAAGAACTCCAGAGGCTAGAAAGATTAATTGACAGGGCAAGTGAGAAAGGTTGGCACAAGGA GAAGTTTGAATACCTTGATAAGAAACAGCTCTTGCGAAAACCATCTGAACAACAACGTCTACTTGAAGAGGTCCCACAAGTTATTCCAGAGATGGAAGATAGTAAAGATACCGAATTTCAAGTTACAGGACAAGACAAACCTATTCAAGAGAGTACTGTCTCTTTACAAG gtACCAATGGGACAGGGTCTCCATTTTTGAAGACCTGCACAGAAAAAAAATTCAAAG GTACTGGTGGCGAGAGAAATCTTTCCTTGAAAAGTTTATTGGAAGAAAAATATGAAG TTACTACGGCCTACACCGATGGTGGTACCGCTGTAATACACACTCCAAATCAGAGCACTAAAG CTGCCATTGCATTTTCTCCTGAGCTACCAAAGTATTTACATCGCCAAGCTGCCACTGAAGCCAATAATGCTGGTGATATTTCACCTGTTCAAAAGCTGGATGCTGAAG GTGCTAAAGCTAGCACTGATGGTGATAAAACTGGAACAGATGTGAAGCACGGGAGCATTGAAG CTACCAAAGCCAACACTGCCCGTGATGCACCTGGAGCATTTTTTCAAAAGCAGTGTGCTAAAG GTGCTAAAGCTAGCATTGATGGTGATAAAACTGGAACAGATGTTCAACACGGGAGCATTGAAG CTACCAAAGCCAACACTGGCGGTGATGCACCTGGAGCATTTTTTCAAAAGCAGTGTGCTAAAG CTGCTGATGTTATTACCattgaagacgacgacgacgatgacaatCATCCTTGTGATAAAGGAGAACAAACAGCAGTAGTTGCTTTTGAAGAAAAAACAGCAGTAGTTGATCTAGAAGCTGATGATGCCGGGGATAACCATCCCGTGCAACACGAGACAAATAGCAGAGGCCATAGACAGGTGAAGGTGAATGGAGAAGGCCCGCAGCCCATTTGGTATTACATTGATCCTCAGGGTGAGGAGCAAGGGCCATTTATAATGCAGCACCTGCGCATGTGGTGGGAAAGTGGCTTCTTCACCAAGGACTTCAGAGTCTGGAGAGCAGGCCAAACTAGCAAGGATGCCATCTTGCTCACAGACGCACTACAGATGATGACCAGGTAG
- the LOC136516875 gene encoding uncharacterized protein At5g08430-like isoform X2: MGKGARSGRRSRASGAGGGGCGSKRPRRVAEEEQEEEQEEEVEPVEGEDEEEEAVEGEDYCFVCKDGGDLRVCDFRGCHKAYHPACVGKDSDFLNSDEEFICKWHTCFICKGRSRYYCFCCPWHAFCQGCVKQAEFVPVLRKTKGFCTNCLRMAIMIEKNVDVDSDGERVDFNDRATYEFLFKEYWEEMVKDKEGMTLDKLEKAYASLKKDLNCKQDLDLEKVHDEECISDDDFVGNSDDNDDNKPSSVTKFNGTSNTMKSFLRADKSMKDGYVGWGSKELIEFLSSIGKDTLNSLDQHGATEVVRVYIQQKGLFAKDNKKKLVLCDDKLKNLFRRSKVRYNRIFSLLGKHIAVDMTSEDETFVNSDDNNETFVRKKARIGNYSSSTPEINKKCFAALVRDNINLIYLKKSLVVDLLKEPDTFDSKVIGCFVRVKIDPDDYSFYMHKTLRQHKKLHQLGLVTGTRKSSDGYKINNVSTDVLLCISSIPDVKISSLSDDEFDEEECQDLRLLAKNESFKRPTVGDLEEKARSLRRDIVSHWITKELQRLERLIDRASEKGWHKEKFEYLDKKQLLRKPSEQQRLLEEVPQVIPEMEDSKDTEFQVTGQDKPIQESTVSLQGTNGTGSPFLKTCTEKKFKGTGGERNLSLKSLLEEKYEAAIAFSPELPKYLHRQAATEANNAGDISPVQKLDAEGAKASTDGDKTGTDVKHGSIEATKANTARDAPGAFFQKQCAKGAKASIDGDKTGTDVQHGSIEATKANTGGDAPGAFFQKQCAKAADVITIEDDDDDDNHPCDKGEQTAVVAFEEKTAVVDLEADDAGDNHPVQHETNSRGHRQVKVNGEGPQPIWYYIDPQGEEQGPFIMQHLRMWWESGFFTKDFRVWRAGQTSKDAILLTDALQMMTR; encoded by the exons ATGGGGAAGGGGGCGAGGAGCGGGAGGCGCAGCCGTGCGTCTGGCGCCGGCGGGGGTGGATGCGGGAGCAAGCGCCCGCGGCGGGTCGCGGAGGAGgaacaggaggaggagcaggaagagGAAGTGGAGCCAGTGGAgggggaggatgaggaggaggaagcgGTGGAGGGGGAGGACTATTGCTTCGTCTGCAAGGACGGCGGTGACCTCCGCGTCTGCGACTTCAG GGGCTGTCACAAAGCTTACCATCCTGCTTGCGTGGGGAAAGATAGCGACTTCCTTAATTCAGATGAAGAATTCATCTGTA AATGGCATACTTGCTTTATTTGCAAAGGGCGTTCACGTTATTATTGCTTTTGCTGTCCGTGGCACGCCTTTTGTCAAGGTTGCGTGAAACAAGCAGAATTTGTCCCAGTCTTGAGGAAGACAAAGGGATTCTGCACCAATTGTTTAAGGATGGCAATCATGATTGAGAAGAATGTTGATGTTGACTCCGATGGG GAAAGGGTTGATTTCAATGACAGGGCGACTTATGAATTTTTATTCAAGGAGTATTGGGAGGAGATGGTTAAAGACAAGGAGGGCATGACTCTGGATAAGCTTGAAAAAGCATATGCTTCTCTGAAAAAAGATCTAAACTGCAAACAAGATCTAGATTTAGAAAAGGTTCATGATGAAGAGTGCATTTCAGATGATGATTTTGTGGGCAATAGTGATGACAACGACGACAACAAGCCATCTTCCGTAACCAAATTCAATGGAACATCAAATACAATGAAATCCTTCCTGAGGGCTGATAAGTCAATGAAGGATGGCTATGTGGGCTGGGGTTCAAAAGAGCTCATTGAGTTCCTTTCCTCAATAGGCAAAGATACATTGAACTCCCTAGATCAACATGGTGCTACTGAAGTTGTGAGGGTGTACATTCAACAAAAAGGTCTCTTCGCAAAAGATAATAAGAAAAAACTTGTCCTATGTGATGACAAGCTCAAGAATTTGTTTAGGAGGTCAAAAGTGAGGTACAACAGGATATTTAGCTTGTTAGGAAAGCATATTGCTGTGGATATGACATCAGAGGATGAAACTTTTGTGAACTCTGACGATAACAATGAAACATTTGTGAGAAAGAAAGCTCGTATTGGGAACTACAGTTCCAGTACTCCAGAAATAAACAAGAAATGTTTTGCTGCTCTTGTTCGTGATAACATTAATTTAATCTACTTGAAGAAATCTTTGGTTGTGGATCTACTAAAGGAGCCAGATACATTTGACAGCAAAGTTATTGGTTGTTTTGTGAGAGTAAAGATCGATCCCGACGATTATAGTTTCTACATGCATAAAACGTTGCGCCAGCATAAAAAGTTGCACCAGCTTGGACTAGTAACAG GCACCAGGAAATCCTCTGACGGTTACAAGATAAACAACGTATCGACAGATGTTCTTTTATGTATTTCCAGCATACCTGATGTCAAAATTTCGAGTTTGTCAGATGACGAATTCGATGAG GAAGAATGTCAAGATCTTCGGCTGCTGGCCAAGAATGAATCCTTTAAAAGGCCTACTGTT GGTGATCTTGAGGAGAAAGCAAGAAGTTTACGCAGGGACATAGTGAGTCAT TGGATCACTAAAGAACTCCAGAGGCTAGAAAGATTAATTGACAGGGCAAGTGAGAAAGGTTGGCACAAGGA GAAGTTTGAATACCTTGATAAGAAACAGCTCTTGCGAAAACCATCTGAACAACAACGTCTACTTGAAGAGGTCCCACAAGTTATTCCAGAGATGGAAGATAGTAAAGATACCGAATTTCAAGTTACAGGACAAGACAAACCTATTCAAGAGAGTACTGTCTCTTTACAAG gtACCAATGGGACAGGGTCTCCATTTTTGAAGACCTGCACAGAAAAAAAATTCAAAG GTACTGGTGGCGAGAGAAATCTTTCCTTGAAAAGTTTATTGGAAGAAAAATATGAAG CTGCCATTGCATTTTCTCCTGAGCTACCAAAGTATTTACATCGCCAAGCTGCCACTGAAGCCAATAATGCTGGTGATATTTCACCTGTTCAAAAGCTGGATGCTGAAG GTGCTAAAGCTAGCACTGATGGTGATAAAACTGGAACAGATGTGAAGCACGGGAGCATTGAAG CTACCAAAGCCAACACTGCCCGTGATGCACCTGGAGCATTTTTTCAAAAGCAGTGTGCTAAAG GTGCTAAAGCTAGCATTGATGGTGATAAAACTGGAACAGATGTTCAACACGGGAGCATTGAAG CTACCAAAGCCAACACTGGCGGTGATGCACCTGGAGCATTTTTTCAAAAGCAGTGTGCTAAAG CTGCTGATGTTATTACCattgaagacgacgacgacgatgacaatCATCCTTGTGATAAAGGAGAACAAACAGCAGTAGTTGCTTTTGAAGAAAAAACAGCAGTAGTTGATCTAGAAGCTGATGATGCCGGGGATAACCATCCCGTGCAACACGAGACAAATAGCAGAGGCCATAGACAGGTGAAGGTGAATGGAGAAGGCCCGCAGCCCATTTGGTATTACATTGATCCTCAGGGTGAGGAGCAAGGGCCATTTATAATGCAGCACCTGCGCATGTGGTGGGAAAGTGGCTTCTTCACCAAGGACTTCAGAGTCTGGAGAGCAGGCCAAACTAGCAAGGATGCCATCTTGCTCACAGACGCACTACAGATGATGACCAGGTAG